A segment of the Necator americanus strain Aroian chromosome IV, whole genome shotgun sequence genome:
ATATTGGACTTGCCGCCTCGCCTACAAAGTGAAGATTCTAGAACTAGCGAGACGAACCAGGACCAGATGACAAATACTATCACCACATCCACTCTTTAAATCCGAAAATTACAAACAACCGACTCCTCAGCAAGCACAACCTTCGAAAAAATGCGACAAACGTCAGGCGGGGGAAGTCAAAAACCACTACCTTTGAGCACTAGACGTTAGATATATTGTGTTTTGTGTGGAACGACGCAGACCACGCCGACCCTGGCGGCATCATAAAATAACACTGATTGTGACTATCATTTTAATTACTTCCATGATAGGGTGGggttagttgtttttcttccttggtTCTCTATTTGGGGTGTTTGTCAGTTTGTCCTGCATGTGTTTGCAGCGTACGCTCTTGCACAGACTCTTTTTATTCTGTCTTACTATTACGCATGTGTACGCATGTGCctgaaacttcaaaattttccttctttttcttctaagttTGCTTTGACGTTGTTGGCTACGTTTTCTATTATCCTCTGTTGTGCACGACCATGCGGAAATTGGATGCACTCGGAGCGACGTTCACACGTGTGCTGTACAAACAGTTCATGCAATATGTACCCACAAATGTCTacattcctttcttttaaCACTTCTACACTTGTAGAACTACATCACGCTTGCCTAAACATTTCTACACCaccacaataaataaataatcatgcATTTTTGTATCATCTTGCATCCTATACATCACTTCTGTCTAGCGCAGTACCATTAAGAGACTATGCATTGCTGACACAGTCGATATGCGTACAATCTTCGCATGTTGTACACTCAATCCAACAAATTTAGTTGCTTGTGCTAGTGTTTGACTGCGTCGGAAGGCACATGCACATGCAAGGTACATGCATCCCTCCCGTTATGCAATGTTATATAAGTAGCGTTCGCTGTCGTTTAGTCTGCTCTTCCTTGCGTACCGTGGAGCGCTGAACGAGCACGTCAGAAGGGTTTCCTTCCTGTTTCCTTCAATCTTTTGCAATTTCTATGCTGGAGTTAGCGCTTGTGGACGGCCCACAAAGGACGTTGAGAAGGCGAGCAACACGTATGTTGCTTCCGATTTTCTTCCCATTCTCTGCCAAAATCTTCTTTAATTTGCCTGCTTCTTCACTGTAGTGTTTCACCCACTCCAACACCGGCTTCGCCTTCCGATTCCGTTCTCAATAGGTATGCTGATGTCAGTGCGAACTGAAGCAATACCGTGAACATATCTTATCGTTTGTTGAACAATTATCGTGGGAATTAGATTTGATACCATTTTAAATGTTTGACAAACGTAATCCTTGTAGTTATTCTCCATATCTGTCAAAGTTCTTCGAACCTTCTCATCTTCTGTATCTTAGTCATCTACCTACTAGAAGCACTTACTACTACTagtcattttttcatcttcatcaGTACTGTGAGGTTCTCTTCCAACGTTTCAAGCGCCTGCTTTAGTCCCCAACAAGGCAACTAGGGAATTATGAAGTATTCTCGTCTTCTACATATACATTTCTATGCATATATGTGCGCAGAAAACAAACGAAGTATTCGGCGCTTTATAACTCTCGTGTCCTGAACGAAAAACACCAACTTTTAaagtcaccttgatcaccctgactcccgttgatcttcgaactggtcgagcgggcgccagtaattcttccatttgtcccgatcgcgtgccttcgtgaagaaatctgaccatcggatcggcgatcttcctgtagtgcgcttaatatcgcggagaacccgctttaacgacaaccgttggaccactttattttactttcaaagTATTTAAGAGAAAACCTATTGCAGAGATCTCGTAACTGTAAATTAGCAAAGAAATATTGAGCAAGCTAAATCAGAGAGCGAAATTTCGCAGAAATTGAAACTCAAAACTTTGAATAGTTTCCTACAACCAACTGTAATTTATCGAATGACCACACGAGatctttctttcccttttttgaagtaaacCAGTTAAATGTTGGCAGCCAAATAACACAAGGATTACCTCAGTATTTTCAAATGAACATCTGTCATTTGAACAATTAGGTCTGAACGTAATCGTTGTGCAAGATATTCTCACGACAGACCCTCATGCAGACAAATCAAAATCCTGAGAAAACATTTATTCGTCATCATTGTCATCACGTATAATACGAAAACAATCAGCAAGATGCTGCGGAATGGATTTAGTGTAACATTTGACACATGAATCATTTTATCACATATTGCGAGGCTTCTCGATTgagcatttcaaaaaatgtgaactaatagagtaaatttaaaaacaaagtagaaagaaaagcTAGGCTATTGAGTTGCTTAGCAATAAAAATCTAGCAAATCTTCTACTCAGTTATGAACTCGTAGGATGTATCTATCTTTGCTCTGATAACCTGCAACACTACGATAAATTTAGAGGTGCCTGAAATTTCACAATAGAAATGGCAGCGAATTTTACTCAGTGGTATTTGCAGGCTGGCGGAAATGTGCAGCCGTGTTTCTGGATGATTTCACCAGCGGCGTAACTTCCACACTCTATCGCTTCTTTGATGGTTTTTCCTTGGATGTACTGAGatagaaatcctgaaaaaaagactattATTCGAATGTGACTAACAACATTTGCCGCAATGATAAGAAACATTAAGAAGTAGACGGTAAGACATTGTAATGCTAGAAAAATAGTTGAGTCAAATATAGTAGAAAGGGAAGAATGTGCACATAGCAGCTCCAAAACTTCTAAAATATGGATGTCAAAAGCCCATCACAAGAAAGTTCGAGATTTGAGGCGAATAGTGGGAATTTTTGCTGTCAAACAGTACTACATCGGAAGGGCTTGTGCACAGGGTACATGTACAGTTACACTAAAATTGCAACGAAAGTCCAATCCCAACAAAACAAGATGGGTGCAACGGCAGGTAAGAggttgcacgatcgatcgatgttTTGTCCTTTCATCACAAAGCAA
Coding sequences within it:
- a CDS encoding hypothetical protein (NECATOR_CHRIV.G14639.T1); translated protein: MLKAHAHASLLFLAYRGALNEHVRRVSFLFPSIFCNFYAGVSACGRPTKDVEKASNTVSPTPTPASPSDSVLNRYADVSAN